The Phycisphaerales bacterium AB-hyl4 genome includes a window with the following:
- a CDS encoding TrkH family potassium uptake protein → MPYGRLPEPPKVRLRPMVHRVGLTAAAAACIVFEHGFYEPRIPLWLIHGIQGLMLALFAGDMFWRARRRREPVPGASATWFDASLLVGAAVGGVGALVGIDIAWRLVEVAAGVLFFMELWRLNVALARVLRRPGLLLPMSFFVLILIGTVLLKAPVAVPAGERLSWPDAIFTMTSAVCVTGLTVRDTATTFTPYGHTVIGIFIQLGGLGIIIFGSVLALMFGRTLSLREDVSLSQMLHDQPLQDITRFVRFIVVAALTVELLAALIMMPMWEPPPGETYTLQQRFGMGMFHAVSAFCNAGFDLTGDSMVPYRFAPLAHLVIIPLVIFGSIGFPVLDNLWRVGKAKVVLWLRRPRVVWRPLTPFERPVALSDRPRLNLHTKIVLATSGIVYVVGFVVLMAAKLIPYLHPDLTHGVPHGPDSSQPLTLAIVWQSFLDASFLSFSSRTAGFNSMPMEELSMAGRFTTMVLMLIGGSPGGTAGGAKSTVVALLVLSVFATLRGRRETEAFGRTISDSMVRRAATLGICYIALASVVTVLLSISEGDRHTFEAILFDSISATAVTGLSLGVTDDITEFGKGVVIVTMFLGRVGPLTLLGALMLTGRKRRPYGYAHEDVVLG, encoded by the coding sequence ATGCCCTACGGTCGGCTGCCTGAGCCGCCGAAGGTTCGGCTGCGCCCGATGGTGCATCGCGTGGGGCTTACCGCGGCGGCGGCGGCGTGCATCGTGTTCGAGCACGGCTTCTACGAGCCTCGGATTCCGCTGTGGCTGATCCATGGCATTCAGGGGTTGATGCTTGCACTGTTCGCGGGTGACATGTTCTGGCGGGCGAGGCGGCGGCGTGAGCCCGTGCCTGGTGCCAGTGCGACCTGGTTTGATGCATCGCTGCTGGTTGGCGCGGCGGTGGGGGGCGTGGGCGCGTTGGTGGGCATCGACATTGCCTGGCGGCTGGTGGAGGTGGCGGCGGGCGTGCTCTTCTTTATGGAACTGTGGCGGCTGAACGTGGCGCTGGCGCGCGTGCTGCGACGGCCGGGGCTGCTGCTGCCGATGTCGTTCTTCGTGTTGATCCTCATCGGCACGGTGCTGTTGAAGGCGCCGGTGGCTGTGCCGGCGGGTGAACGGCTGAGCTGGCCGGACGCGATCTTCACCATGACCTCGGCGGTCTGCGTCACCGGCCTGACCGTCCGCGACACGGCCACGACCTTTACGCCCTATGGCCACACGGTGATCGGCATCTTCATTCAGCTGGGGGGGCTGGGCATCATCATCTTCGGCTCGGTGCTTGCGCTGATGTTCGGCCGAACGCTGTCGCTGCGCGAAGACGTCAGCCTCAGTCAGATGCTGCACGACCAGCCGTTGCAGGACATTACGCGGTTCGTGCGGTTCATCGTGGTCGCGGCGCTGACGGTCGAGTTGCTTGCGGCGTTGATCATGATGCCGATGTGGGAGCCGCCGCCGGGCGAAACGTACACCCTCCAGCAGCGGTTCGGCATGGGCATGTTTCATGCGGTGAGCGCGTTCTGCAACGCCGGGTTTGACCTGACCGGCGACAGCATGGTGCCGTATCGGTTTGCACCGTTGGCGCACTTGGTCATCATTCCGCTGGTGATCTTCGGCAGCATCGGGTTTCCTGTGCTGGACAATCTCTGGCGGGTGGGCAAGGCGAAGGTGGTGCTGTGGCTGCGTCGGCCGCGGGTGGTGTGGCGACCGTTGACGCCGTTCGAGCGACCGGTGGCGCTGTCCGATCGGCCGCGGTTGAACCTGCACACGAAAATCGTGCTTGCCACCTCCGGGATCGTGTATGTCGTCGGCTTCGTCGTGCTCATGGCGGCCAAGCTGATTCCCTACCTGCACCCGGACCTGACCCACGGCGTCCCACACGGACCGGACAGCAGCCAACCGCTGACACTCGCTATCGTCTGGCAAAGCTTTCTGGACGCGAGTTTCCTCTCGTTCAGCTCACGCACCGCCGGGTTCAACTCGATGCCCATGGAAGAGCTGAGCATGGCAGGGCGGTTCACGACCATGGTGCTCATGCTCATCGGCGGTTCGCCGGGGGGCACGGCGGGCGGGGCGAAGAGCACGGTGGTGGCGTTGCTGGTGCTGTCGGTGTTTGCGACATTGCGCGGTCGGCGGGAGACTGAGGCGTTCGGGCGAACGATCAGCGACTCAATGGTCCGCCGGGCCGCGACGCTGGGCATCTGTTATATCGCCCTGGCGAGCGTCGTGACGGTGCTGCTGAGCATCAGCGAAGGCGACCGCCACACGTTTGAGGCGATACTCTTCGACTCGATCAGCGCGACCGCTGTCACGGGCTTGTCGCTGGGCGTGACGGACGATATCACCGAGTTCGGCAAGGGTGTGGTTATTGTGACGATGTTCCTCGGCCGTGTGGGTCCGCTCACGCTGCTGGGCGCGCTGATGCTCACGGGACGCAAACGAAGGCCCTACGGCTACGCCCACGAAGACGTGGTGCTTGGATGA
- a CDS encoding TrkA family potassium uptake protein, with amino-acid sequence MRFTIIGLGRFGSRLAAQLADKGQEVIGIDRDPRIIEEMRDRVTLAISLDATDEQALIMQGIDKVDVAVVGIGTDFEAIALTTVVLKEIGVPHVVARAVSPTSARILKSIGADDVVNPEDEAADRWSHRLVAPKFMRQFELDQGFSLVEIPTPRKWVGQSLAKLNLRVTEGLHVVAVRRRKDQDDPQSPISFQIPQPGEPLRAEEVLVVLGQDEDVARLPR; translated from the coding sequence ATGCGATTCACCATCATCGGGCTCGGCCGATTCGGTTCGCGATTGGCGGCACAGTTGGCCGACAAGGGGCAGGAGGTCATCGGCATTGACCGCGACCCGCGCATCATTGAAGAGATGCGCGATCGCGTGACGCTGGCGATCAGCCTCGACGCGACCGACGAGCAGGCGCTGATCATGCAGGGCATCGACAAGGTCGACGTGGCGGTGGTCGGCATCGGCACGGACTTCGAAGCGATCGCGCTGACGACGGTGGTGCTCAAGGAGATCGGCGTGCCGCATGTGGTCGCCCGGGCGGTGTCGCCGACCAGTGCGCGTATTCTCAAGAGCATCGGCGCGGACGATGTGGTGAACCCGGAAGACGAGGCAGCGGACCGCTGGTCGCACAGATTGGTCGCGCCGAAGTTCATGCGTCAGTTCGAGCTGGATCAGGGCTTCAGCCTCGTGGAGATTCCCACGCCGCGCAAGTGGGTTGGCCAGTCGTTGGCGAAGCTGAACCTGCGTGTGACGGAGGGGTTGCACGTGGTCGCGGTTCGGCGGCGCAAAGATCAGGACGATCCGCAAAGCCCGATCAGCTTTCAAATCCCCCAGCCCGGCGAGCCGTTGCGGGCGGAGGAAGTGCTCGTCGTGCTCGGCCAGGACGAAGACGTGGCGCGGTTGCCGAGGTAG
- the thiC gene encoding phosphomethylpyrimidine synthase ThiC, with translation MTRPYTLPPIGSNPATTPNVTTPGSFANRPDIGGPLSFSSPDTPGMPAPSDKTAWDFLPDGWQTTTDDSKAQAWPCLGFKVTQFQQADGSTRHVLHPEHFEASTQLEHARLGVVTPQMARVAEREGHLTAEQVRDEVAVGRMVIPANKTHLGYKLDPMAIGRASKTKINANMGASPVSSGTDEEVEKLKWAERWGADTVMDLSTGGNLDECRAALCRNSTTPIGTVPIYSMIIGRKLEDLDESAVLETVRHQAEQGVDYFTIHAGLLREHLKLVKNRLIGLVSRGGSILAKWMLMDPTGRRENLMNTAWEDICDIMREHDVTFSIGDGCRPGGLADATDELQLAELVEIGKLTERAWRKGVQVMVEGPGHVPFDQIEYNMKLQRTLCHGAPFYVLGPLVTDIFPGYDHITSCIGATSAAYHGASMLCYVTPKEHLGLPKKDDVKQGCIAYKIAAHAADVALGIPNSRNRDDELTQARAALNWQKHFDLSFDPDTARAYHDEDLDVDTDFCAMCGHDWCSVRISKEIQDWASGKADGYERGKPVKSDALTAEQQAILKQRGYLKPEEIHKLASKTKKVVDADEDGKASCHSDYVDADEAKKLQEEKLVQVDVRPALGLRKEDSVI, from the coding sequence ATGACTCGTCCTTACACCCTCCCGCCCATCGGCAGCAATCCCGCGACGACGCCTAACGTCACCACGCCCGGCAGCTTTGCCAACCGGCCCGACATCGGTGGCCCGCTGAGCTTCAGTTCGCCTGACACGCCGGGCATGCCCGCGCCCAGCGACAAGACCGCGTGGGACTTCCTGCCCGATGGCTGGCAGACGACGACGGACGACAGCAAAGCCCAGGCATGGCCATGCCTGGGCTTTAAGGTCACCCAATTCCAGCAGGCCGACGGCTCGACGCGCCACGTGCTGCATCCCGAGCACTTCGAAGCCAGCACGCAACTCGAACACGCTCGGCTGGGCGTGGTTACGCCGCAAATGGCGCGGGTGGCCGAGCGAGAGGGGCATCTCACGGCCGAGCAGGTGCGTGACGAGGTCGCGGTCGGACGGATGGTCATCCCCGCGAACAAGACGCATTTGGGTTACAAGCTCGACCCGATGGCGATCGGGCGTGCGAGCAAGACGAAGATCAACGCGAACATGGGCGCATCGCCTGTGAGCAGCGGCACGGATGAGGAAGTTGAAAAGCTCAAGTGGGCCGAGCGTTGGGGGGCCGACACGGTGATGGACCTGTCGACGGGTGGCAATCTTGACGAGTGCCGCGCCGCGCTTTGCCGGAACTCGACGACGCCGATCGGGACCGTGCCGATCTACTCGATGATCATCGGCCGCAAGCTTGAAGACCTCGACGAGTCTGCCGTGCTCGAAACCGTCCGTCACCAGGCGGAGCAGGGGGTGGACTATTTCACCATTCACGCCGGCCTGCTGCGCGAGCACCTCAAGCTCGTGAAGAATCGACTCATCGGCCTGGTCTCGCGCGGCGGCTCAATCCTCGCCAAGTGGATGCTGATGGACCCGACGGGCCGCCGTGAAAACCTGATGAATACGGCGTGGGAAGACATCTGCGACATCATGCGCGAGCACGATGTCACGTTCAGCATCGGCGACGGCTGTCGGCCGGGCGGCCTCGCGGACGCGACCGACGAACTGCAACTCGCCGAGCTGGTCGAAATCGGCAAGCTTACCGAACGCGCCTGGCGAAAAGGCGTGCAGGTCATGGTCGAAGGCCCCGGCCACGTGCCGTTCGATCAGATCGAATACAACATGAAGCTCCAGCGCACACTCTGCCACGGTGCGCCGTTTTACGTGCTCGGCCCGCTGGTGACCGACATCTTCCCCGGCTATGACCACATCACGTCGTGCATCGGTGCGACCAGCGCTGCCTACCACGGCGCGTCGATGCTCTGCTACGTCACGCCGAAGGAACACCTCGGCCTGCCGAAGAAAGACGACGTCAAGCAAGGCTGCATCGCGTACAAGATCGCTGCTCACGCTGCGGACGTCGCGCTGGGCATCCCCAACAGCCGCAACCGCGACGACGAACTCACACAGGCCCGCGCTGCGCTGAACTGGCAGAAGCACTTCGACCTCAGCTTCGATCCGGACACGGCTCGTGCGTATCACGACGAAGACCTTGATGTCGACACCGACTTCTGCGCGATGTGCGGCCACGACTGGTGTAGCGTCCGCATTTCCAAGGAGATTCAGGACTGGGCCAGCGGCAAGGCCGACGGCTATGAGCGTGGCAAGCCGGTGAAGTCCGACGCGCTCACCGCCGAGCAGCAGGCGATTCTCAAGCAACGTGGTTACTTGAAGCCTGAGGAAATCCACAAGCTCGCGAGCAAGACGAAGAAGGTTGTCGACGCGGATGAGGACGGCAAGGCGAGTTGCCACAGCGATTACGTCGACGCCGACGAAGCGAAGAAGTTGCAGGAAGAAAAGCTGGTGCAGGTTGACGTGCGTCCCGCGCTGGGGTTGCGCAAGGAAGACTCGGTGATCTGA
- a CDS encoding CPXCG motif-containing cysteine-rich protein: MDETAEYICPHCGESIQIMVDPTGGDEQDYVEDCPVCCNPNQLRIMFDRAGYASVSAQPAQ; this comes from the coding sequence ATGGACGAAACTGCAGAGTACATATGCCCGCACTGTGGCGAGTCGATCCAGATCATGGTCGACCCCACGGGCGGCGATGAGCAGGACTACGTCGAAGACTGCCCGGTGTGTTGCAACCCGAATCAGTTGAGGATCATGTTTGATCGCGCCGGCTATGCGAGCGTGTCGG